In a single window of the Halodesulfovibrio sp. MK-HDV genome:
- the tsf gene encoding translation elongation factor Ts — protein sequence MAITAAMVKSLREKTGAGMMDCKKALVENDADEAAALDWLRQKGLSKAAKKAGRATSEGLVGCVVEANRAAIAEFKCETDFVARNEKFQDIAAKFAADVLENGAEDFTARVEAEVNDAIATLGENMSAGRAHRMELSGEGIIGSYIHSNGKIGVLVEILGSDDAEMAKGVAMQIAATNPVAIDETEVPAELIAREREVHRQKTLEEGKPENIVDKIVDGRMAKFFKEITLVNQPYIRDDKMTIRDLLKGASIASFARFELGEDAAKEEDAE from the coding sequence ATGGCTATTACTGCTGCTATGGTTAAGAGCCTGCGCGAAAAAACTGGCGCCGGCATGATGGACTGCAAAAAAGCACTCGTAGAAAACGACGCAGATGAAGCTGCAGCACTCGACTGGCTCCGCCAGAAGGGTCTGTCCAAAGCTGCTAAAAAAGCAGGTCGCGCTACCTCTGAAGGTCTCGTTGGTTGCGTAGTTGAAGCTAACCGCGCTGCTATTGCAGAATTTAAATGCGAAACTGACTTCGTTGCTCGCAACGAAAAGTTCCAGGACATCGCTGCTAAATTTGCTGCTGACGTTCTCGAAAATGGTGCTGAAGATTTTACCGCACGTGTTGAAGCTGAAGTAAACGATGCTATCGCTACCCTCGGTGAAAACATGTCCGCTGGCCGTGCACATCGCATGGAACTTTCCGGCGAAGGTATCATCGGTTCCTACATTCACTCCAACGGCAAAATCGGCGTTCTCGTAGAGATCCTCGGTTCTGACGATGCTGAAATGGCTAAAGGCGTTGCAATGCAGATTGCTGCAACCAACCCAGTAGCTATCGATGAAACTGAAGTACCTGCAGAGCTCATCGCTCGCGAACGCGAAGTTCATCGTCAGAAAACCCTCGAAGAGGGTAAGCCTGAGAACATCGTAGACAAAATCGTTGACGGTCGTATGGCTAAATTCTTCAAGGAAATTACCCTTGTGAACCAGCCTTACATCCGTGACGACAAAATGACTATTCGCGACCTTCTCAAGGGCGCATCTATTGCTTCTTTCGCTCGTTTCGAACTTGGTGAAGACGCTGCTAAAGAAGAAGACGCTGAATAG
- a CDS encoding fumarylacetoacetate hydrolase family protein has protein sequence MKIVRVHYQYKTFYAALEDGLLRCLTPHIGISERFSLEEAQLLPLVTPSKVVCVGLNYKDHAAELGMPLPEEPMFFLKPPSCIINTGQPIYIPPQSTRVDHEAELAIIIGREARFLSPQAVPEYIFGYTCANDVTARDLQKSDGMFGRCKGFDTFLPIGPWLETHIPDPSDLSVKLYKNDQIIQQGNTSDMLFSPHELVADISHVMTLLPGDVILTGTPHGVGPLKEGDEVQVEIDGIGTLINPVKNFIQRKDSSGVPVQ, from the coding sequence ATGAAAATAGTTCGAGTCCATTACCAATATAAAACATTCTACGCAGCTCTTGAAGACGGACTCTTGCGCTGCCTCACTCCGCACATCGGAATTTCAGAACGTTTTTCGTTGGAAGAGGCACAACTTCTTCCATTAGTAACTCCATCAAAAGTTGTGTGCGTCGGACTCAATTACAAAGATCACGCAGCAGAGCTTGGAATGCCGCTACCGGAAGAGCCTATGTTTTTCCTCAAGCCACCGTCCTGTATCATTAATACTGGTCAGCCGATATACATCCCACCGCAATCGACACGGGTGGATCACGAAGCAGAGCTTGCCATTATTATAGGACGAGAAGCCCGTTTTCTCTCTCCGCAGGCAGTTCCAGAATACATATTCGGCTACACCTGTGCCAACGATGTGACAGCCCGCGACCTGCAAAAAAGTGATGGCATGTTCGGCAGGTGCAAAGGCTTCGACACATTCTTACCGATTGGTCCATGGCTTGAGACTCACATCCCCGACCCTTCAGATCTTTCTGTGAAGCTCTATAAAAATGATCAGATCATTCAGCAGGGTAACACCTCAGACATGCTATTCAGTCCACACGAACTTGTTGCAGATATTTCTCATGTTATGACACTGTTGCCAGGTGACGTGATTTTAACGGGAACCCCGCATGGAGTCGGCCCTTTGAAAGAAGGCGATGAAGTACAGGTAGAAATTGACGGCATCGGCACCCTGATCAATCCAGTTAAAAATTTCATCCAGCGGAAGGACTCGTCAGGGGTTCCAGTTCAGTAG
- the rpsB gene encoding 30S ribosomal protein S2, which produces MAYVTMKQMLETGVHFGHQTRRWNPKMRPFIFGARNGIHIMDLQQTVKLYRRAHDKVVETVANGGKVIFIGTKRQAHEAVKTEAARSDQYYVTNRWMGGTLTNFQTIRKSIDRLKKLEIMFDDGTVNRYQKKEILRLRREMDKLEATLGGIKNMERLPQLAFIVDPKREDIAVKECRKLGIPIVAVTDSNCDPDVIDYIIPGNDDAIRAIKLFVSHIADACAEGGAMSKDGKDAEAEMVKAAEAEEAAAATATASE; this is translated from the coding sequence ATGGCTTACGTAACTATGAAACAAATGTTGGAAACTGGTGTTCACTTTGGTCACCAGACTCGTCGTTGGAACCCAAAAATGCGTCCGTTCATTTTCGGCGCTCGCAACGGCATCCATATCATGGACCTCCAGCAGACTGTAAAACTGTACCGTCGTGCACACGACAAAGTAGTAGAAACTGTTGCCAATGGCGGCAAAGTTATCTTCATCGGTACAAAGCGTCAGGCTCACGAAGCTGTGAAAACTGAAGCTGCTCGTTCCGATCAGTACTACGTAACCAACCGCTGGATGGGTGGTACACTCACCAACTTCCAGACAATCCGCAAGTCTATTGACCGCCTCAAAAAGCTCGAGATCATGTTCGATGACGGCACCGTCAACCGCTACCAGAAGAAAGAAATCCTTCGTCTGCGTCGCGAAATGGACAAACTCGAAGCTACTCTTGGTGGTATTAAAAACATGGAACGCCTGCCACAGCTCGCTTTCATTGTTGACCCTAAGCGTGAAGACATCGCTGTTAAAGAATGCCGTAAACTCGGTATTCCAATCGTAGCAGTAACTGACTCTAACTGCGATCCTGACGTGATTGATTACATCATTCCAGGTAACGACGACGCTATCCGCGCTATTAAGCTTTTCGTTTCTCACATTGCTGACGCATGTGCAGAAGGCGGCGCTATGTCTAAAGATGGCAAAGACGCTGAAGCTGAAATGGTTAAAGCTGCTGAAGCTGAAGAAGCTGCTGCTGCAACCGCTACCGCATCCGAATAA
- a CDS encoding WxcM-like domain-containing protein produces the protein MNNIPKLIDIETHKTEKSGSLSVIQANTHLNFPIRRIYYIHSIEDNNARGFHGHKKLQQCIVATSGSVTLSLEGYGTTYSFELNSPNKGVLVPAGYWREMSDFSKDAVLMVLASDDYKPEDYIHDKQIFNAFDAERNVISEVGYLAMHRRYEEFRLQLQQVTEDVLDEAHYIMGPRLEKFEKSFAAETGTKYCIGTGNGLDALEIILRASDIGAGDEVIVSAGGFIATILAVLRVGATPVLVESGTWGNINPDKIEAAITEKTKAILPTHL, from the coding sequence ATGAACAACATCCCAAAACTTATCGACATTGAAACACATAAAACAGAAAAAAGTGGTTCCCTGTCTGTTATTCAAGCCAACACGCACCTCAATTTTCCTATTCGCCGTATATACTACATTCATAGTATTGAAGATAATAACGCCCGTGGATTTCACGGACATAAAAAACTTCAGCAGTGTATTGTTGCGACCTCAGGTAGTGTGACGCTTTCGCTTGAAGGGTATGGAACTACATATTCCTTCGAACTAAATTCTCCTAATAAGGGTGTCCTTGTTCCGGCTGGCTACTGGCGGGAAATGAGTGATTTTTCAAAAGATGCTGTTCTTATGGTGCTCGCTTCCGATGATTACAAGCCTGAAGACTACATCCACGACAAACAGATATTTAACGCATTTGATGCGGAACGTAATGTTATCAGTGAGGTAGGTTACCTTGCTATGCACCGTCGTTACGAAGAATTTCGTCTCCAGTTACAGCAAGTAACAGAAGACGTGCTTGATGAAGCCCATTACATCATGGGGCCACGCCTTGAAAAATTCGAAAAGTCTTTTGCTGCCGAGACTGGCACAAAATATTGTATCGGAACAGGCAACGGACTTGATGCACTGGAAATCATCTTACGAGCTTCAGACATTGGCGCTGGTGACGAAGTCATCGTGAGTGCTGGCGGTTTTATTGCCACAATCCTTGCGGTACTACGTGTTGGCGCAACACCTGTGCTCGTAGAGTCTGGCACGTGGGGCAACATTAACCCTGATAAAATTGAAGCTGCAATCACAGAAAAAACGAAAGCCATTTTGCCAACTCATCTTTA
- a CDS encoding glycosyltransferase family 2 protein → MPSITGLVLTYNGERLLDKCLTSLSFCDKVVIVDSFSSDETLSIAKNHKATILQNPWSGFKKQLEFGLENIESKWIISLDQDEICSEELKTEIINELKNADSSVTAFRPRRRNWYYNRFMKHSGWYPDRLIRIFRPEKLTVTQSGSHESFKSSGTVKDINADILHYPYESFSHHLSKINLYAQEGAEDLRAKNRKGGIAVALAHATMRFIKIYFFKLGMLDGKAGFINAMHGFFYVFLKYVRINEGSWGTPFDAK, encoded by the coding sequence ATGCCTTCAATCACTGGATTGGTTCTCACATACAACGGCGAACGCCTTTTAGATAAGTGCCTAACATCACTTTCTTTTTGCGACAAAGTCGTCATTGTAGACTCCTTTTCTTCAGACGAGACTCTATCCATTGCTAAAAACCACAAGGCAACCATTCTTCAAAACCCGTGGAGCGGCTTCAAAAAACAACTTGAATTCGGCCTCGAGAACATTGAGAGCAAGTGGATTATTTCACTCGATCAAGATGAAATTTGCTCGGAAGAATTGAAGACAGAAATCATTAACGAGCTCAAAAATGCAGATTCATCCGTAACCGCGTTTCGTCCACGTCGACGCAACTGGTACTACAACCGCTTCATGAAGCACTCCGGATGGTATCCTGACAGGTTGATTCGCATCTTCCGTCCTGAAAAGCTTACAGTGACACAAAGTGGCTCACACGAATCCTTTAAGTCATCTGGAACAGTTAAGGATATCAATGCAGATATACTGCACTATCCTTATGAAAGCTTTTCTCATCACCTCAGCAAGATAAATCTCTATGCTCAGGAAGGTGCAGAAGACCTAAGAGCAAAGAATCGCAAAGGCGGTATCGCCGTAGCTCTGGCTCATGCCACAATGCGATTTATAAAAATTTACTTTTTCAAGCTTGGTATGCTTGATGGAAAAGCCGGATTCATCAATGCAATGCACGGCTTTTTTTATGTGTTCTTGAAATACGTCCGTATTAACGAAGGAAGCTGGGGCACACCTTTTGATGCAAAGTGA